Within Metabacillus sp. KUDC1714, the genomic segment TTGAAGGTTCTAAGCCTATTTTTCAATGTAAAAATATAAAAGATAATGGGTATTTGTATAGAGAAAACTGTTGTACAGCCCCCTCCTCTTGTACCATCAATTTAGTTATGCTCTCTGCGGAAGAAAAAATGTGTGATTTTTTGCGAAGTAAAACACTTGCATGGTTAAATGAAGAGCTTGATCGTGACTTATCCAAACAAGTACGTGAAGATACTCGGAACTATTTTTCGAAGAGCAACATATAAAACAAACCTCTCGTGAGATTCCTTAATTAAGAGGAATTAGAGAGGTTTTTTCTTAGTTCCATGGAACGTACCTTTCAATTGTCTATTGATAATTACAAGAAATTCTCATTGTCTCCTTGTTCTTATGATACGGTAGCCGGGGTAGAATGTAAGCACCTTTAGGAGTCGTTCCCGAAAGCTAAACAGTTCCCCCCTTTGCCACTCTCCCTGTTTAATCAACATCTATTGTTAGAAGCTGAAGTAAAGTGAGAGTTTACTTACACTCTAAAACTTTAGTCTGAACTAAATAAGGATTAAACACTCATGATTCCTATAAAGTTGCGTAATGATACTCTATTATTCTTTAAAAAGTTAATTAATAATGTTTAATCTCGAATAAGTCCAAAAATCTTTTTCGAGATTTTTTTTAAAAGTTTCCATCTATTCACTTGTCCTACAACAAAAATAAAAATGATAAGTGAATACAATTTTTGTTAATAAAGATAATAAGTATTGACTGCATAGTAAGGAGTACATTTGTTTATGTTTAAGAAAAAAAATAATCAGAGCCCTACAGAATATCAAACACTTGCAGAAATAGTGAAAAGAGCTAAAAAATCATCTGATTTTAAAGAGATTAAAAAAAACATTTCAGGAATCCAGATATTTATTTTATATTTCACTACACTTATTGATCACAAGACGATGGAACGTGTGTTTCTTCCATATATTAATGAATATGAAAAAAACAAAGACCAAACTCTAGATATTCAACAATTTATAAACAAGCTTCCTCTTGAAGATGTCATTAGAACTCTGGATGCAAAAGAAATCGAAGAGAAAATTCATCAAGGTTATGTCCTAATTAAATTTGAAAATACCTCTGAAGATTGTCTTTTAGTAAACGCAAACAATTTATCTAAAGGGATTAGAGAATCTAATGAAACTGAGAATGAGTTTAATGTTATAGGTCCAAAAATAGGGTTTGTTGAAAGTCTTGATACTAATATTCTTTTACTTCGCTCTAAGTTAAAATCACCTTTATTAACGACTGAAGAGATCGTGCTAGGCACACTGTCAAAAACAAGAGTTACCATTGTTTATTTAGATGGTATTACAAATGAAGAACATATAGAATCCGTAAAAAAAAGGCTCTCTGAAATAGATTTTGATATTATATGGGATACTTCTGCTTTAATCCAACTAATTAAAGATAATTCTCATACTCCTTTTCCACTTTACTTTTCTTCAGAGAGGCTAGATAGAATTTCTTATACAATCACTTCGGGCCAAGTAGTTATATTTAGTGATGGTTCACCATACGCAATATCCGGGCCTTCTACCATATTCGATTTTTTTCTCTCATCTGAAGATTATTATTATAACTGGATTATTGGGTCTTTCTTTCGTTTTACACGAATACTTGCGATCATCTTTTCAATCTTTTCTTCCTCAATTTATGTTGCGGTTGTGACGTTTCATTATGAGGTTATACCCGCGGATTTACTAGGTCCTCTAATAGAGTCTAGAGCAAACGTTCCATTTCCGCCGTTACTGGAAGTTCTTTTTTTAGAAATGACAATTGAATTATTAAGAGAGGCAGGAGCCAGGTTGCCCACCAAGGTAGGACAAACATTGGGAATTGTTGGAGGTATTGTCATTGGACAGGCAGCAGTTGCTGCAGCACTGACAAGTAATATTTTATTAATTATTGTCGCTTTATCAGCCTTAGCTTCATTCACTACACCAACTACCGTTATGTCCAATACCATTAGAATATTAAGATTTCCCTTTATCATATTGTCATCATTACTAGGCGGGTTAGGTATTATGATAGGTTTTGCAGCGTTACTATGTCATTTGTTCAATCTAAAATCGTTTGATACTCCTTACATGGTTCCTTTTTATCCGTTTCGCCACAATAATTTAACAGATAGTATTATAAGACCACCTTATAATAAATTAAACAAAAGGCCAGATTATTTGAGACCTAAAGATAAAATGAAATATTCCCCTAAAGAGAGAAACAAAAAGAAGGATGATATTAATGACGAATAACGTATTTATTACTATTGGTTTTGTTGTTATATCTCTAATCCTGGCAGGATGTGTACCTCACAATATTATCAATGAAGTCTCTTTGATGCATAATGTAGGCTATGATGAAGAAGGAAAGATGTTAAAAGCAAGTGTTGTTTATCCAAATTATGCCGAAAGTGATAGATCTACTTTAATGACAGCTGTTGCTGAAAATACATCTAGTCTGCATGAAGAACTTGGCCATAAGTCTCAATTTCCTTTTGAAATAGGTCAAGTAAGGTTAATTATATTTGGAGATAATCTAAGTAGAAGAGGTTTAGCAGAGGTATTGGACACCATCTGTAAAGATCAAAAGATCGGCATTACCAGAATGGTCATTACAGATGGATCACCTGATCAAATACTAAATAAAACCTTAAATGAGCGTCCGCTATTTTTGATGAATTTGATTGATAAAAGTATTGAAAATGAAGGTATTCCTGAATCAGACCTCCATGTCATGTTTGACCAGTATTTTGGCAGTGGAATTGATATGTCCTTTCCGAATCTTACAGTAGATTCTCAAGGAACTATTAAAGTCGATGGAATGGGGATTTTTAAAGGTGATAAATTAGCACTAAAGATTTCAGATAAAGAAACATTCTTATTAAAATTAATGACAGACAGAAACAAACAGGGCGTATACAGTTTTAACCTCAACATGAAAGGACATAAAGCTAATATTGGGGTCAGAACGATTGATGGAAAACATAAGGTAAAAGTCATTAAGGAAAATCTCCAGGAACAAGCCAATGTTAGTCTAAATTTAGATGTAGAACTTGATGCTTTGCCCGAGTGGATCAATTTGGAAAAGGAAAAGGATCTTAAATTGTTTAAAAACGCCTTACAGAAATCCATTTCAAATGACGTTGAATTACTTCTTAAGGATTTTCAAAAAAATGGTGTAGATCCTGTAGGTTTAGGAAGATTATATAGAATCAATCATAGTAATTGGTCCGAGAAGAGTTTTTACGAAAGGATCTATCCTAATATGACGTATGATGTAAATACCAAAATTGTCGTTAGACAAACTGGGGTGGGAAAATAGTGACCGTAAAAGTAGAAAAACAATTTCAGGTTTCGTCTTTTTTCACATTTTTTCTCATTCACTCTTCCCAAACTGGTGTTGGTATCCTAAATTTTCAAAATCAAGTGATTAAAGGTGCTGAACAGGATGCTTGGATTTCTTTACTATTAACTGGCGTTACAACCCATATCATACTCTATATTATTTTTAAGCTATTAGATGAAGAAAACAATGATTTAGTAGCTGTTCATCAATATTGCTTTGGAAAAAAGATGGGTAACATTTTATCTGTCTTTGCAATGGTCTATTTCTGGTTAGCTTCCTTGACGGTTTTTCGCGCCTATATTGAAGTCATACAAATATGGGTGTATCCAACAATAAAAACATGGCAACTTTGTTTAGTATTCGGGCTTTTATTGTTTTACCTTATATCAAGTGGCTTCCGTACTTTAACTGGCTTTAGTTTCTGGGGAGTTGTTTTACCTTCTTTTCTGTTCATTTTAATCTATTTCCCAATGAAGCATATGAATTATATTTATTTACTTCCAGCTTTCAGCCACTCCCTTGGTGAGCTATTTCTATCTTCTAAGGCTTTTTCCCTGCTTTTTCTTGGTTTCGAGTGGATACTGATGTACTATCCTTTCATTAAGGATTCAAATTCTAAAACTATATCTAAATGGGCATATTTAGGCAATTTATATACCATCATTGTGTATCTAATTGTAACGTTAATTTCATTCTTATACTTCAATCAAGAGGTATTACAGCAGTTGCCTTGGGCGACTTTAATGATGGTAAAAATCGTAAAATTCTCATTCCTGGAAAGATTTGAATACGTGTTTATATTTATTTGGTTGTTAGTGGTTATATCCCCTATCTGTATTTCTTTGTGGGCATGTACAAGGATAGTAAAAAGAGCTTTTTCAATGCCTCCAAAAGCGACTTTACAACTGTTACTTATTGTAATAATGATTGCTTCCATTAGCTTTAAAGAATTTAATAGTATTGATCAGCTCATTAATCTTACGGCAAATGTAGGAATTGGATTTGTATATGTGTATCTACCACTCCTTCTTTTTATAAAATTGATTAAGAACAATTTTATAAAAAATAAGTCTTTTTTCAGAGGATAGTTAAAGAACATTAGATACTCGTTACCAGATGGGCAAATAACTTTACTATTCTTCTTGTCATATTGAAGGAGATCCTCTTCTCGATTCCCATATACATAGGATTTAATGGAATGGAAGCATAGATCCCTTTTTTATATAAATCTTAGATTTTCTTTACTGCTTATCGACAGCAACCTACCAAAGACATCAAACGTCTATGACGATTTGCAACATTCACCATGCTGCTTATCACAATGCCACTTTGCCTTTTCTTCCCTTAGCTCGTTTTTCTTCGACCGAAACAATTCTCCAAATGCTGCACCTCCTAAAATCAACAAAGCCCCGGATATTTACACAAGACTTAACTTTTCTCCTAAAATGCTAGCTGAAAAAATCAATGCCGAGAGTGGCTCCAAATATCCGAGGATTGACACTGTAATATAAGAGGCGTTCATACGTTACTATCCAAATCAAACTTATCGTTTTCTATCGTATTCTTAAAAAAACAAAAAACTCACAAAAGCTGATATATAAACGATTGCGAGTGTTCTATCTTATTTTCTATTCACAAATAGATACCAGTGGTCGGGGTCGAACCGACACTTCTCACGGAACACGATTTTGAATCGTGCACAAGCTTCAACAATATAACGATTAGGAAAACTAATTATCAAATTATCTTTTTATAAATATTGGATTTAATAATATATATGACCTCCAGCTTACGTTTGACTTTTTATCTATCTCATTTACTTTTTTCAAGTAGATAGTTTTATTATCACCAAACACCATTAAGAAAATTTTACATATTATTTAATCCAAACACGAAAGGTTTTGTCTATAGGAGACACAAGGTTAACTTTAACTGCCTGCACATTGTTTACCTCACCAGCTCCTCCTATATTCTCTATCCAATGTTCATGAGTCCCAGTGTTCATATGAATATAGTTTTCACCAGACTGAAAGGTGAGTTCATCCCTTTTCCAAAAATACGTTCTTTCATTAACTCTAGTAATTTCATCACCTTTAAGAAGACCATCAGTATTAAAAAGGAATTCTATCTGCATAAATACGTCTTCTCGATCGTCTGACTTCACATAGAGTTTCCATTCACTGTCACTAGTCTTCACTATATCGATCTCAACTTCGAATGTTTGGCTATGAGTTAATCCCCTGTGTTGGTGCGGTAGTAAATACCAAATACTTGTATCCTCCATATTAGCTAACTGCTGCTTCGGTATCGGGCCTCGATACCCTTTTTCCATCTGCTTTTTTAGACGATAACCATCATCTATTTTTTCGATTGTGTCAAATTCAATGATCCCAGGTGAAAAACTACTAGTTACTCTTACACCAAGTAGTTTTGCATTGCCTTTACGAAGAGAAAAAAACGACGCGTTTTTACTCATAATGGTTGCACTTTCCTCACTCTGTCGAAAACGAACAATGGGTGCTCCAAAGGACTCATGCATACTACTATGTTCAATTTTGGAGCCATGTCCAACTAGATTCATTTTCTTTAAGTTGTCGATTCCTGGGAAATCACCATTTATCAAGACTTCATAATTAGTCGGCAACGCTGTTTTACCAACCTTTTGTTCTTTTATAAAAGGGAACATCAGGTATCCTATCATAATATGATTATTAACTGGACCCATTTCTGATAGATTTTCAGCAGCTAAGTCTGACATGGCAGCATAAACCGGGTTATTGTCGTGAAAAGCCATTAAACGGCAGATTAAGTGATAAGGAGATAAATCGAAAACATTTCCAAAGTCCTGACGACCTGAATAATCTGTGACAACCTCTCCATCTGGATGAACAAGGTATTGCATCATATCAAGATTTTTCCTTACATAATTTAGCAATTTCGGTTTATTTCCTATCCGTGCCGTGTGATAAAGAAAGATGTTACTGACAGAATTATAGATCCCATTGCTCCGTTCCGTCCATTCTCCGTCTTTGGTAATGTCGATTCCTTCTGCTAGCCATTCCTCTGCGCGATCTAATAATTCATCATTTCCAAAGATCGTATAAAGGTGGCATAAGGCAGAAGTTAGGACCCAGCGATGATTCGGAGTATGACATCCACCAGTCAGCATTGCCGGAATCGTTCTTTCAAGAAAAGACTTAACCTTACTAGTTAAACTGTCAGCTTCTAGACCACTATCATTTTTCAATAAATGATAAATGTGGGCAAATCCAGTTACTATAAATCCCGTATCAGGTGGGGAATGGTAATTGGTCCATCCCGGGGAAATTGTTCCATCCTCATGCTGTTGATCTAGCATGTAATCCAATGCTTTATCAATTCTTCTCGCTAATAGGTCATAATGATAAAATCGAGAGTCTGGGTTCACATAGGAGCTCAGCCAACTACCAAGCACACTTCCAACTCCAGTATGACTTGGACTAGGGATACCTGTTTTAGCATCTACCACGCCTCCAAAGTAACGACTCTCCTCATCATCTATTTGCTTTTCAAAAAAGATTTCTGTTAAATTATCGTTTAGTTCCACCATATTTTTATACAAAGATAATCACCACTTTTCTACTAAGTATTGAACCAATTTTAAACATGATAAAGTGATTCTATTATTGGACCATCGTGAGAGCTTGACCAAGTTTTACAACTGCCTCTATTATGTTTATTTCATAAAAACAGGAGCATCATTCACGGTTTTTGCATTATTTGTATACCCTATTAACTTTTGGAGTGCAGCGATCAAATTCAATGTCATATTCATTGTTTGTGTAACAATCATTCATTTCGTATGTACTCTGTTTCACCAGTTATTAACTTTACCATTTTACATTTCCCCATATTTACAATTATTCCTTATTCCGTGAAACTATTGCAATTCTGTTATTATATTCGATTACAAAAAGCTAATCTCCTTTTAATAAAGCGGTTGTTTGATGTTTTCGCAAACTCTTGAAAATGTTAGCAAACTAATAACTGGTTTAGTTAAAAACGAAATCAAAGATTACCTTTCATTTTCACGCTTCCATTCAATTGCTTTCCGTTCCAAGTTTTCCACAAAATCACTTTTACCATTACTGTATCCTTCAATGTCTTTAGAAAATTCAAGTGCAAGGCTTTCCTTCAACTTTCCATACTCAATTGCGTCTTTTTTATGTGATCTAAGATAATCACGTACCGCCAAATGGCGTTCAATTTCAAAATGATTATCATATTGAAACATATGTATTTGATGTGTCCTGTTTTCTCCACCTTTTCGGAAATATCTTCTTCCGTTAATCCCAAACTCTCCAAGTGGATCATAACCTATTTCAATCATGTTTTCATTAAAAAGATCAACGTTTGAAATATCTTTTACGATTGGCATCATATCGATGATTGGTTTAGCTTTCAAATCGGACACTGCTGTACTGCCTATATGATGAATCTTTACAAGTTCATCTTTTAAAATTCCACTAATTAATTTTGCTTCTTTTTTGAATAATTGAGTCCAGTTTTCATTATAGTCTGTAATAATAATATTCATTGCACGGTTCACCATTTTTAATATACCTCCTTCTCATTTCGACTATACTTTTATATAATCCAATATTCTATCATGATCCCGTTGTTGTCCATTGTTTTCACCTGTATGCAATAATGCACGAATAAGTATTCAGTTGTGTAAAATGAAGGCTCTTTTCTAAGAGATTGTTGCTTTTAAGACAAAACTATTTCAGGTTGATTGGAACGGATTGCGAGACTCCTGCGGGAGCAGCGGGACAGGTGAGACACCGCAGGCGTTTACGAAAATAGTCAATGAAAAAGAAGAATAATAAAAAAAAGCACCCAATAGGTAGACTTTACTGTGTCTACTTTATAGGGTACTTTTTATATCCTGTACACGCCCTTTAAATCGCAAATGCGTGATCTCCAATTGTTTTAACAACTTCACGAGTTAAAATCCAATCACTTGTTGCTGTTTCAGGGTTATAGAAGTACAGTAACTCATCATTTTTTTCTTGTTCCGCTAAAGCTTCTTTAACAGCTTTATGTGCTTCTTTATCAGCAGTTTCATTTATTGAACCATTTTGGACAGGTTCAAATGCATTCTCTTCATAAATAACTTCCTTAACTGTATCAGGGAATTCTTTGTGTTCAACTCGATTCAACACTACTGTTGCAACTGCTACTTTACCTTCATATGGCTCACCTTTTGCTTCTGCATGGACAAGACGAGCAAGAAGTTTCTTTTCTTTGTTTGAGATTTCCAAAGAATTTTCTTTATTTGAGACTTTTAAAGAATTATCTTTGTTTTCAATCAAGCTCTTTGAGATTTTTGCTTTTTCTTTCTCATTTATAAAACGTAAGTCAATGTAGTCACTATCAACTTTTTCGATATCATATTTTTCCCATAATAATTTCAACGTGTCACCAGTCTGAATCGAATCTTCTGCTTGAGCATTTATTTGAGTTGTAGGAAATACTATATAAGAACCAATTACTAATGTAATTGTGATCACTAATTTTAATAATTTTTTCATTTTGTAAACCTCCTGTTTGTTTTTTTAGGATAAAACAGGGCCATCTACAAGGCTAACAGGTTTACAAGTGGATCACATTAGTGAATTATTGGCAGAATTACCATTCTTGTATTTATTAGGACTCGATTACGAATCCTTTCGAGTGACAATAAATACTGTTTCTAAATTCAAAAAACAGGAGCAGATTATCGATCGCCCCTGTCTTTTTAGTTTGAGTATTATTATAAGTCCATTCCATTCAATAGCTCTTTTAATTGAATTAACTCATCCTTAGATAATGTAATTCCCTTTCCCATCTTTTCGTTATCTTGATCCCAATCACGCAAATCATATTTAGGATCACGGTCATTCCAGCTCATTAGATTTAATTCCTTCTTCCATCCTTTTGCGCCTTCTGAAATTGTTCCAATCTTTTCTATTATTTCGAATTTTAAATTTGCCATATGTATCATCCCTTCCAACTGTTTAATATTATTTTCTCATAGTGGATTATCCTAGCACAATATCTCCTTCTTTTTAAAAATTTTATATTATACTTCACTCTGTTAAACTTGATTGCTTTTTACCTCTACATGCAACAATTCGCAAAAAAACAGTGAGCCTTTAACTGAGCCTTAAACTAAATAAAAACGAAAATTAAGGGTGCACTACATCTCAATTATTTAGCTTTTACTTCCTAACTTTCATATAAAAAAAGCTGACTTAAGCTCATTTATTAGCAGCATTAGCAAGCATTCTCGTACATTAATTATGTCACACCTAAATTTTAGCTTTTATATTCAATGAGCTAGTCACTTTACCAATAATCAACTTCATCAGAACAACAAATCATTCTAGGATCAAGCAAAACGTTTATTAGTTACTTATTCTATTAATCAAATTATAGAAGGAATTTTAATATGAATAAAGAATATTTAATTATAATGTAAAATAAAATAACGATCAAAAATTCTAAAAAATACCAGAATATGAAAGCGTTTTACACAGAGAGATCGGTGAACTACTTAAAATATTGGTGAGGGGAAATAACAACATGTATAAACAGAATGATATGGACACAAGAATTTCAATGCTTGAGGGAATTATCCCATATAGTCATAAGCTAGCACCGCTGTTTATTCGTAACACCTTGTATAATTTAATTCCAGAAGGGACGGAGCATATATATGTCGTAGGCATTGGTTCTAACCTAATTAATGGCGACAGCCTTGGTCCATTTGTTGGAACCTTACTTCAAGACATGTATCCAAATCACTTAACTGTATTGGGAAATCTAAAATCTCCCTTAGATGCCACAACCATTGTCCCAAGATTTTCGGGTATTGCCTTACCAAATAATAGCTTTGTTGTTGCAATTGATAGTGTACTTGGTTCAGAAGGGATCGTTAACACGATTGTTGTTCGTGAAGGCTCTTTGCGACCTGGGAGTGGTCTTGGCCATAACCTTCCATCTATTGGAGATTGTAGCGTAATGGGAGTGGTCCTCGAAAATGATCCTGCTGTAGAATCTTCTCTATTTTATACGAATCTCCATCTTATATATACAATGGCTACAAATATTGCAAAAGGTATATCACTTGCGATTAGACAATATTTTAAATATCCATCTGATCATCCAATTTTGTTAATTAGTTAGCTATAGATATTATTGAAAAAGTAAAATTTTTATAACTAACCATATATCCTTCCTTGAAGTACAAATAGACGTAAACCATTTATGGATTATGCCTATTTGTGAGGAAACACTAAGATTTAGTTGTAAAATTACCTACTGAAGAATTAGCTAGTTCCTTTTCTTTCATACCTGGAATACCTTGTTCATCAAGTAATAAAATCATTCGTTCAAGGTAAGCAGAATCTTTTACAACAATATAATTTGGAGGGAATAGCTCCTTCTTTATTTTAAATGTTATTTTATAAGCGTTGTTCACACGATCATCAAGCCCGTAAAGCTCGTGCCACCGGACAATTTTTTCTATTTGATAATTCTTTATTTGATTTGAAGAATAGAACTTACCATTGAGAATGATTCCTTTTGATAAGATAAACAGATTTCCACGATGCTTAATCGAGTTAATGATCACAATAAACAAATAGACAACACTAAAGAAGGAGGATCCTAACCATTCTGTTGCAAGAACAATCCACAATAGAGCCAATAACAATAAAAGGGCAATAAGAGTTCCCCATTTCACATATTGATAGGATTTCGTATTCTTTGCAAGAGGTTCCATTTCCTTCCACTCAATCGGAAGGAGAATACTATTAAACTCATCGTCTATTTTTGGATAAAGTGCATCCTTAGATAAATCAGCTGCTTTCTTTATCCTTAATCGATAATTGATTAGATAATATACACCAAGTATGAACATAATTGTAAACAAGATATTAATTACCAATTTTTTCACACCTTCTTTCTTTAAAAAAATGTTACTAAAAGTAGATGGATGACCTGTTCTATTTATATGTAGATGTGTTACTTTAACTCTATTTACCATATTATGTTAACATATTTTCCAATTAAACGCTCATTTTATAAAAATATTCTAGGATTTTTATTCTAATCATATAAAAAAAGAGAGGATTAACATCCTCCCCTCCCATGTATAACGATTTGTCATTTATTTTATCTCAATGTTTTTAGTGCGCCACTCCATGCAATAACTTGGTCTAGCATACCATTAACATTATCAAGATGTAATTCAGCTGGCTTGAAAACACTTCCGTTTTCAAAATCTGTAAATAGTGACAATGTAGGATGTGTGCGAACGTCTGCAACTAGTAATTCACCTAAGATCCCACGAAGATGTTCTGCTGCACGAGCTCCACCTGTTGAACCGTAGCTCACAATACCTGCAGCTTTATTGTTCCACTCCACACGAGCTAGATCAAGTGCATTTTTCAAAGCTCCTGTGATACTGTGATTGTATTCTTGTGTAATAAATACGAATCCATCTAAACTAGCAAGTTTTTCTGACCAAGCTTTTATTCCTGGTTCTTGACCATCTGTTTCACCTAAAAATGGTAATTTGAATTCCGCAATATCTACGATTTCATAATTTGCATCTTCACGTTTGTCCGCAATTGCTTTCACCCATTCTCCTACTTGTGGACTTAATCGTCCTTGACGTGTACTTCCTAAGATAATTCCAATGTTTAATTTTGTCATTGTTTTTTCCTCCTTATGTTTAGATCCACCAAATAATTTCTCTATAATGCCCATCTTTTACACCGCCTAAAATATTGTTTGTTCTCATTTGATATTTTTAAATTTTATCAACCCCTTTAATTTGGAGGTTTAAATTCTGCTGTTTAAAGTTTTCCTAAGATCACTTTTACCCTCATTTGAAGAATTTTTAATTTGAGATAAAAAATAAAAATTTTTATGCTTTGAACACAGGGTCCTATTCCTAAATCTTATCAACTTCATTAATAGCTTAAAATATATATATCCTAAATTTAAATATCTTGAATATGAGATAATTTTAATAGGTTTTTCTTCTTTTGTCAACTTATTAGATCTGTAACTTTATTAATATCATAAATTATTAGGTTATTACTTTTTGTAACAATGCTTCCTAGAGATGAAACATCTATTAGGAAGCTCTTTAATATACATAATACTTAGCATAATAATTTATCTAAAATAGTAAATTATTCATTATTCTTTAATGAATTCTTTTGTGCTTCTTACAGTATCAATTGGGCGAACTAAACTTTCAATTTGTTCACGTTTTGGCTCTAAGAATGGAGGTAAAGATAATTTTTCTCCAAGTGTTTCATAAGGTTCATCTCCCATAAATCCTGGACCATCTGTTGCAAACTCAAATAGAATTTGTGGAGCAACTCTTGTGTACAATGACTCAAAAAAGTGACGATTAACATATCCAGAGGTTTGGAATCCGAAGCTTTCCATACGATTAATCCATTCTTCTAGAACTGCTCGGTCTTCAACACGGAATGCTGCATGGTGTACTGTACCAAAACCTTGTCTAGCTTGAGGCAGAATTGCATTATATTCTACTACTACTTGGGCACCATTTCCTCCTTCACCAACCTCAAATAAATGAAATGCTCCTGTCTGATCTATTTCTTTAAATAATAGAACTTTTTCCAACATTTCTTTAAAGTATTCAAAATTAGCGATACGGATAAAAATTGGCCCTAGACCAGTTATTGCAAACTTAAGAGGAATCGGTCCATTTTGCCATGGTGAACCAGAAGCTACACCTTCGTTATTTTCATCTGAAATCAATTGGTATTCTTGGTCATCAAAATCAACAAATGAAAGCGTCTGTTTACCAAATTGTTCTTTCACCCCTGTATGCTTTACCTCTAAACGATCAAAACGTTTTACCCAATAATCTAACGCAGCATCACTTGGTACCCGG encodes:
- a CDS encoding RrF2 family transcriptional regulator; translated protein: MQYSVGVEYALHCLVYLIDVPSNESIGIKDLAEFQGLSETFLSKVFGKLSKAGIVSSVPGVKGGYRLSKSPEDISFWDVVKAVEGSKPIFQCKNIKDNGYLYRENCCTAPSSCTINLVMLSAEEKMCDFLRSKTLAWLNEELDRDLSKQVREDTRNYFSKSNI
- a CDS encoding spore germination protein gives rise to the protein MFKKKNNQSPTEYQTLAEIVKRAKKSSDFKEIKKNISGIQIFILYFTTLIDHKTMERVFLPYINEYEKNKDQTLDIQQFINKLPLEDVIRTLDAKEIEEKIHQGYVLIKFENTSEDCLLVNANNLSKGIRESNETENEFNVIGPKIGFVESLDTNILLLRSKLKSPLLTTEEIVLGTLSKTRVTIVYLDGITNEEHIESVKKRLSEIDFDIIWDTSALIQLIKDNSHTPFPLYFSSERLDRISYTITSGQVVIFSDGSPYAISGPSTIFDFFLSSEDYYYNWIIGSFFRFTRILAIIFSIFSSSIYVAVVTFHYEVIPADLLGPLIESRANVPFPPLLEVLFLEMTIELLREAGARLPTKVGQTLGIVGGIVIGQAAVAAALTSNILLIIVALSALASFTTPTTVMSNTIRILRFPFIILSSLLGGLGIMIGFAALLCHLFNLKSFDTPYMVPFYPFRHNNLTDSIIRPPYNKLNKRPDYLRPKDKMKYSPKERNKKKDDINDE
- a CDS encoding Ger(x)C family spore germination protein, with the translated sequence MTNNVFITIGFVVISLILAGCVPHNIINEVSLMHNVGYDEEGKMLKASVVYPNYAESDRSTLMTAVAENTSSLHEELGHKSQFPFEIGQVRLIIFGDNLSRRGLAEVLDTICKDQKIGITRMVITDGSPDQILNKTLNERPLFLMNLIDKSIENEGIPESDLHVMFDQYFGSGIDMSFPNLTVDSQGTIKVDGMGIFKGDKLALKISDKETFLLKLMTDRNKQGVYSFNLNMKGHKANIGVRTIDGKHKVKVIKENLQEQANVSLNLDVELDALPEWINLEKEKDLKLFKNALQKSISNDVELLLKDFQKNGVDPVGLGRLYRINHSNWSEKSFYERIYPNMTYDVNTKIVVRQTGVGK
- a CDS encoding GerAB/ArcD/ProY family transporter — encoded protein: MTVKVEKQFQVSSFFTFFLIHSSQTGVGILNFQNQVIKGAEQDAWISLLLTGVTTHIILYIIFKLLDEENNDLVAVHQYCFGKKMGNILSVFAMVYFWLASLTVFRAYIEVIQIWVYPTIKTWQLCLVFGLLLFYLISSGFRTLTGFSFWGVVLPSFLFILIYFPMKHMNYIYLLPAFSHSLGELFLSSKAFSLLFLGFEWILMYYPFIKDSNSKTISKWAYLGNLYTIIVYLIVTLISFLYFNQEVLQQLPWATLMMVKIVKFSFLERFEYVFIFIWLLVVISPICISLWACTRIVKRAFSMPPKATLQLLLIVIMIASISFKEFNSIDQLINLTANVGIGFVYVYLPLLLFIKLIKNNFIKNKSFFRG
- a CDS encoding GrpB family protein, with product MVNRAMNIIITDYNENWTQLFKKEAKLISGILKDELVKIHHIGSTAVSDLKAKPIIDMMPIVKDISNVDLFNENMIEIGYDPLGEFGINGRRYFRKGGENRTHQIHMFQYDNHFEIERHLAVRDYLRSHKKDAIEYGKLKESLALEFSKDIEGYSNGKSDFVENLERKAIEWKRENER
- a CDS encoding cell wall hydrolase, translated to MKKLLKLVITITLVIGSYIVFPTTQINAQAEDSIQTGDTLKLLWEKYDIEKVDSDYIDLRFINEKEKAKISKSLIENKDNSLKVSNKENSLEISNKEKKLLARLVHAEAKGEPYEGKVAVATVVLNRVEHKEFPDTVKEVIYEENAFEPVQNGSINETADKEAHKAVKEALAEQEKNDELLYFYNPETATSDWILTREVVKTIGDHAFAI
- a CDS encoding YdbC family protein, yielding MANLKFEIIEKIGTISEGAKGWKKELNLMSWNDRDPKYDLRDWDQDNEKMGKGITLSKDELIQLKELLNGMDL
- the yyaC gene encoding spore protease YyaC, which produces MYKQNDMDTRISMLEGIIPYSHKLAPLFIRNTLYNLIPEGTEHIYVVGIGSNLINGDSLGPFVGTLLQDMYPNHLTVLGNLKSPLDATTIVPRFSGIALPNNSFVVAIDSVLGSEGIVNTIVVREGSLRPGSGLGHNLPSIGDCSVMGVVLENDPAVESSLFYTNLHLIYTMATNIAKGISLAIRQYFKYPSDHPILLIS
- a CDS encoding NADPH-dependent FMN reductase produces the protein MGIIEKLFGGSKHKEEKTMTKLNIGIILGSTRQGRLSPQVGEWVKAIADKREDANYEIVDIAEFKLPFLGETDGQEPGIKAWSEKLASLDGFVFITQEYNHSITGALKNALDLARVEWNNKAAGIVSYGSTGGARAAEHLRGILGELLVADVRTHPTLSLFTDFENGSVFKPAELHLDNVNGMLDQVIAWSGALKTLR